One window of the Populus nigra chromosome 4, ddPopNigr1.1, whole genome shotgun sequence genome contains the following:
- the LOC133691400 gene encoding uncharacterized protein LOC133691400, which produces MLARRFISLFKNSPSSQTSSGGKYLDEGKSNKSFGRKAVTFVLVTVTGGVALSALDDLAIYHGCSSKAMEKASNSQAIKDAIGEPIVKGPWYNASLAVAHKRQSVSCTFPVSGPHGNGVFQLKAVRNGDDSWFSFFLPRDWEILIMEALLHIPSNEERQQTMRISLSDSFSSPACNTCTECPQQESQNPEKN; this is translated from the exons atGTTGGCAAGAAGATTTATTTCTTTGTTCAAGAACTCCCCAAGTTCCCAAACTTCAAG TGGAGGGAAGTACTTGGATGAAGGAAAGAGCAACAAGTCTTTTGGTCGAAAGGCAGTTACCTTTGTGTTGGTTACGGTTACAGGTGGTGTGGCCTTGAGTGCTCTTGATGATCTTGCTATTTATCATGGCTGTAGCAG CAAGGCCATGGAGAAAGCCAGTAATAGTCAAGCAATCAAAGATGCTATTGGGGAGCCGATTGTCAAAGGTCCATGGTACAATGCATCTCTTGCTGTAGCTCACAAGAGGCAGTCTGTGTCTTGCACATTTCCTGTGTCTGGACCACATGGCAATGGAGTATTCCAATTGAAGGCAGTTCGTAATGGAG ATGACAGTTGGTTTTCATTTTTCCTTCCTCGGGACTGGGAAATCCTGATAATGGAAGCTCTCCTTCATATCCCTTCTAATGAAGAAAGGCAGCAAACCATGCGGATTAGTCTCTCAGACAGCTTCTCATCTCCAGCTTGTAACACATGCACTGAATGCCCGCAGCAGGAATCCCAAAATCCAGAGAAGAATTGA